The Streptomyces camelliae genome window below encodes:
- the hrpA gene encoding ATP-dependent RNA helicase HrpA: MSTHPAPALGTLAPRLTELSLRDAHRLGRRLEGARKIRKPEARAAVLAEIEAEVGKAEARMAERRVRVPAVSYPEQLPVSQKKAEIAEAIRDHQVVIVAGETGSGKTTQIPKICMELGRGVRGMIGHTQPRRIAARTVAERVAEELRTPLGEAVGWKVRFTDQVNPDATFIKLMTDGILLAEIQTDRELRAYDTIIIDEAHERSLNIDFLLGYLAQLLPKRPDLKVVITSATIDPERFSRHFGDAPIIEVSGRTYPVEVRYRPLLEEDAEDADRDQITAICDAVEELQAEGQGDILVFLSGEREIRDTADALEKKRYRFTEILPLYARLSHAEQHRVFQPHTGRRIVLATNVAETSLTVPGIKYVIDPGFARISRYSHRTKVQRLPIEPVSQASANQRKGRCGRTSDGICIRLYSEDDFLARPEFTDAEILRTNLASVILQMTAAGLGEIEKFPFIDPPDHRNIRDGVQLLQELGALDPAQKDPRKRLTDTGRKLAQLPVDPRLARMVLEADKNGCVREVMVIAAALSIQDPRERPADKQTQADQQHARFKDETSDFLAYLNLWRYVREQQRERGSSSFRRMCKQEYLNFLRIREWQDIYLQLRTVAKQMGIHLAEEDAPSDRIHISLLSGLLSHIGMKDVKDGNKNEYLGARNAKFAIFPGSALFKKQPKFVMSAELVETSRLWARVNAKIEPEWVEPLAEHLLKRTYSEPHWEKDQAAVMAYEKVTLYGVPIVAQRKVNYGRIDPGTSRELFIRNALVEGDWRTHHKFFADNRRLLSEVEELEHRARRRDIVVDDDTLFDFYDQRVPDHVVSGAHFDSWWKRKRHEQPDFLDFEREMLIRESAEAVTKADYPDSWRQGQLKFRVTYQFEPGADADGVTVHIPLQVLNQVTDEGFDWQIPGLREEVVTELIRSLPKPVRRHYVPAPNYAKAFLEKAVPLQEPLPVTMARELKRMVGVPFEAEDFDWSKVPDHLKITFRIVDERRRKLAEDKDLEALKLRLKPKARQALSQAAAATASREGGESLERKGLTDWTIGALTRVFETRRAGQPVKAYPALVDDGDTVSVRLFDTEAEQAEAMWQGTRRLILRNIPVNPAKFASEKLTNAQKLALSANPHGSVQALFDDCAMAAADKLIADFGGPVWDEESYRKLYDKVRAEIVDTTVRTVAQVQQVLAAWQACERRLKATRSPALLANLTDVRGQLDALVKPGFVTWAGIRRLPDLMRYLVAADRRLQQMPTNVQRDTTRMEKVHEMRDEYAWLLEQLPKGRPVPQAVLDIRWMIEELRVSYFAHALGTAYPVSDKRIVKAIDAAVP; this comes from the coding sequence ATGTCTACGCATCCCGCCCCCGCCCTCGGCACCCTCGCCCCCCGTCTGACCGAGCTGTCGCTGCGTGACGCGCACCGGCTCGGTCGGCGGCTTGAGGGCGCGCGCAAGATCCGTAAGCCGGAGGCCCGCGCCGCCGTCCTCGCCGAGATCGAGGCCGAGGTCGGCAAGGCCGAGGCCCGCATGGCCGAACGGCGCGTCCGCGTGCCCGCCGTGTCGTACCCCGAGCAGCTGCCCGTCAGCCAGAAGAAGGCCGAGATCGCCGAGGCCATCCGCGATCACCAGGTCGTCATCGTCGCGGGTGAGACCGGGTCCGGCAAGACCACGCAGATCCCGAAGATCTGTATGGAGCTGGGCCGGGGCGTGCGCGGCATGATCGGGCACACGCAGCCCCGCCGTATCGCCGCCCGGACCGTCGCCGAGCGGGTGGCGGAGGAGCTGCGGACGCCGCTCGGCGAGGCCGTCGGCTGGAAGGTCCGCTTCACCGACCAGGTGAACCCGGACGCCACGTTCATCAAGCTGATGACGGACGGCATCCTGCTCGCCGAGATCCAGACCGACCGCGAGCTGCGCGCCTACGACACGATCATCATCGACGAGGCCCACGAGCGGTCCCTCAACATCGACTTCCTGCTCGGCTATCTGGCCCAGCTGCTGCCGAAGCGGCCGGACCTGAAGGTCGTCATCACCTCCGCGACCATCGACCCCGAGCGCTTCTCCCGGCACTTCGGGGACGCGCCGATCATCGAGGTCAGCGGCCGGACGTATCCGGTGGAGGTGCGCTACCGGCCCCTCCTCGAAGAGGACGCCGAGGACGCCGACCGGGACCAGATCACCGCGATCTGCGACGCGGTCGAGGAACTCCAGGCCGAGGGCCAGGGCGACATCCTCGTCTTCCTCTCCGGTGAGCGGGAGATCCGGGACACCGCCGACGCACTGGAGAAGAAGAGGTACAGGTTCACCGAGATCCTGCCCCTCTACGCCCGGCTGTCGCACGCCGAGCAGCACCGGGTCTTCCAGCCGCACACCGGACGCAGGATCGTTCTGGCGACGAACGTCGCCGAGACGTCCCTCACGGTCCCCGGCATCAAGTACGTCATCGACCCCGGCTTCGCCCGGATCAGCCGCTACAGCCACCGCACCAAGGTCCAGCGGCTGCCCATCGAGCCGGTCTCGCAGGCCAGCGCCAACCAGCGCAAGGGCCGCTGCGGCCGTACGTCCGACGGCATCTGCATCCGCCTCTACAGCGAGGACGACTTCCTCGCCCGCCCGGAGTTCACGGACGCGGAGATCCTCCGTACGAACCTGGCCTCCGTCATCCTCCAGATGACCGCGGCCGGCCTCGGCGAGATCGAGAAGTTCCCCTTCATCGACCCGCCGGACCACCGCAACATCCGCGACGGCGTGCAGCTGCTGCAGGAGCTGGGCGCGCTGGACCCGGCGCAGAAGGACCCGCGCAAGCGGCTCACCGACACCGGCCGCAAGCTGGCCCAGCTGCCGGTCGACCCGCGGCTGGCCCGCATGGTCCTGGAGGCCGACAAGAACGGCTGTGTCCGCGAGGTCATGGTCATCGCCGCCGCGCTGTCCATCCAGGACCCGCGCGAACGCCCGGCCGACAAGCAGACCCAGGCCGACCAGCAGCACGCCCGCTTCAAGGACGAGACCAGCGACTTCCTCGCCTACCTCAACCTGTGGCGGTACGTCCGCGAGCAGCAGAGGGAGCGGGGTTCGTCGTCCTTCCGGCGGATGTGCAAGCAGGAGTACCTGAACTTCCTGCGCATCCGCGAATGGCAGGACATCTACCTCCAGCTGCGCACGGTCGCCAAGCAGATGGGCATCCACCTCGCCGAGGAGGACGCCCCCAGCGACCGCATCCACATCTCCCTCCTCTCCGGCCTCCTCTCCCACATCGGGATGAAGGACGTGAAGGACGGCAACAAGAACGAGTACCTGGGCGCCCGCAACGCCAAGTTCGCGATCTTCCCGGGCTCGGCGCTGTTCAAGAAGCAGCCGAAGTTCGTGATGTCGGCCGAGCTGGTGGAGACCTCGCGGCTGTGGGCGCGGGTCAACGCCAAGATCGAGCCGGAGTGGGTCGAGCCGCTCGCCGAGCACCTCCTGAAGCGGACGTACAGCGAACCGCACTGGGAGAAGGACCAGGCGGCCGTGATGGCGTACGAGAAGGTCACGCTGTACGGCGTCCCGATCGTCGCCCAGCGGAAGGTGAACTACGGCCGGATCGACCCCGGGACGAGCCGCGAGCTGTTCATCCGCAACGCGCTGGTCGAGGGCGACTGGCGCACGCACCACAAGTTCTTCGCCGACAACCGCAGGCTCCTCAGCGAGGTCGAGGAGCTGGAGCACCGGGCGCGGCGCCGGGACATCGTGGTCGACGACGACACGCTCTTCGACTTCTACGACCAGCGCGTCCCCGACCATGTGGTGTCGGGCGCCCACTTCGACTCCTGGTGGAAGCGGAAGCGGCACGAGCAGCCCGACTTCCTGGACTTCGAGCGGGAGATGCTCATCCGGGAGTCGGCGGAGGCGGTCACCAAGGCCGACTATCCGGACTCCTGGCGGCAGGGTCAGCTGAAGTTCCGGGTGACGTACCAGTTCGAGCCGGGCGCGGACGCGGACGGCGTGACGGTCCACATCCCGCTCCAGGTGCTCAACCAGGTCACGGACGAGGGCTTCGACTGGCAGATCCCGGGCCTGCGCGAGGAGGTGGTCACGGAGCTGATCCGCTCCCTCCCCAAGCCCGTCCGCCGTCACTACGTCCCCGCGCCGAACTACGCGAAGGCGTTCCTGGAGAAGGCGGTGCCCCTGCAGGAGCCGCTGCCGGTGACGATGGCGCGCGAGCTGAAGCGGATGGTCGGTGTCCCCTTCGAGGCGGAGGACTTCGACTGGTCGAAGGTCCCCGACCACCTCAAGATCACCTTCCGGATCGTGGACGAACGGCGGCGGAAGCTGGCCGAGGACAAGGATCTGGAGGCGCTGAAGCTCAGGCTGAAGCCGAAGGCCAGGCAGGCCCTGTCCCAGGCGGCCGCGGCGACCGCGTCCCGCGAGGGCGGGGAGTCGCTGGAGCGCAAGGGGCTGACCGACTGGACGATCGGCGCGCTGACGCGCGTCTTCGAGACGCGGCGGGCCGGCCAGCCGGTGAAGGCGTACCCGGCGCTGGTGGACGACGGCGACACGGTCTCGGTCCGGCTCTTCGACACGGAGGCCGAGCAGGCGGAAGCCATGTGGCAGGGCACCCGGCGGCTGATCCTGCGCAACATCCCGGTGAACCCGGCGAAGTTCGCGTCCGAGAAGCTGACCAATGCCCAGAAGCTGGCGCTCTCGGCGAATCCGCACGGCTCCGTCCAGGCGTTGTTCGACGACTGCGCGATGGCGGCGGCCGACAAGCTGATCGCGGACTTCGGCGGGCCGGTGTGGGACGAGGAGTCGTACCGGAAGCTGTACGACAAGGTCCGCGCCGAGATCGTGGACACGACGGTCCGTACGGTCGCCCAGGTGCAGCAGGTGCTGGCCGCCTGGCAGGCCTGTGAACGCCGTCTGAAGGCCACCCGCAGCCCCGCGCTGCTGGCGAACCTGACGGACGTCCGGGGGCAGTTGGACGCCCTCGTGAAGCCCGGCTTCGTGACGTGGGCCGGCATACGCCGCCTGCCCGACCTGATGCGCTACCTGGTGGCGGCGGACCGCAGGCTCCAGCAGATGCCGACGAACGTCCAGCGGGACACCACACGCATGGAGAAGGTCCACGAGATGCGGGACGAGTACGCCTGGCTCCTGGAACAGCTCCCGAAGGGCCGTCCGGTCCCCCAGGCGGTCCTGGACATCCGCTGGATGATCGAGGAGCTGAGGGTCAGCTACTTCGCCCACGCCCTCGGCACGGCCTACCCCGTCTCCGACAAGCGGATCGTGAAGGCGATCGACGCCGCTGTGCCGTAA
- a CDS encoding TolB family protein: MRFRHGVLTVTLAIATALPLAGTAVADGSHGPGLLTATDYSTGTPNMVALNPVAGTVTTVYAQGATDGVVSPDGSQVAYIHPESTCIPQPEGGCAYAQDLMVAGADGSNPHVLVAGIQPETNNAPYVAHPHWSPDGQRIVFDSPRGLEWVNTDGTGEQTLAVGMRGTFSPDGRSLAFLQTTEYQAADGSWQYGTDVYVMDTTTLEARELTTSHDVWASPADWSPDGTRLAYTTQYGVHSVDVATGAVTDLNSGWTTPLSSDQNAVYSPDGTKIAFEGHDDFTGDNATYVMNATDGSGLQRLTDRPVLLTDWRTE; this comes from the coding sequence GTGCGTTTCAGACACGGGGTGTTGACCGTCACGCTGGCGATCGCGACCGCACTGCCGCTGGCCGGCACCGCCGTGGCGGACGGAAGCCACGGCCCGGGCCTGCTCACCGCCACCGACTACAGCACGGGCACCCCGAACATGGTCGCCCTCAATCCCGTCGCCGGAACCGTCACCACCGTCTACGCCCAGGGCGCCACGGACGGCGTCGTGTCCCCCGACGGCTCCCAGGTGGCGTACATCCACCCCGAAAGCACCTGCATCCCCCAGCCGGAGGGGGGCTGCGCCTACGCCCAGGACCTGATGGTCGCCGGAGCCGACGGCAGCAATCCGCACGTCCTGGTCGCGGGCATCCAGCCCGAGACGAACAACGCGCCATACGTCGCCCACCCCCACTGGTCGCCCGACGGACAGCGGATCGTCTTCGACAGCCCGCGCGGCCTGGAGTGGGTGAACACCGACGGCACCGGCGAGCAGACGCTCGCCGTCGGCATGCGCGGCACCTTCTCGCCCGACGGCCGCTCCCTCGCCTTCCTGCAGACCACCGAGTACCAGGCCGCGGACGGCTCCTGGCAGTACGGCACCGACGTCTACGTCATGGACACCACCACCCTGGAAGCACGCGAGCTCACCACGAGCCACGACGTGTGGGCATCGCCCGCCGACTGGTCCCCGGACGGCACCCGGCTCGCCTACACGACCCAGTACGGCGTGCACTCCGTCGACGTGGCCACCGGTGCGGTCACCGACCTGAACAGCGGCTGGACGACCCCGCTGTCCTCCGACCAGAACGCCGTCTACTCCCCCGACGGCACGAAGATCGCCTTCGAGGGCCACGACGACTTCACCGGCGACAACGCCACCTACGTGATGAACGCCACCGACGGCAGCGGCCTGCAGCGGCTCACCGACCGCCCGGTGCTGCTCACCGACTGGCGCACGGAGTAG
- a CDS encoding DivIVA domain-containing protein, with the protein MADDFQGFQGFDIARRGYDRAQVDAYLTRLTAGTAPETPPVFDIVRRGYDRAQVDARVAQLLHRGTGR; encoded by the coding sequence ATGGCGGACGACTTCCAGGGTTTCCAGGGTTTCGACATCGCTCGGCGCGGTTACGACCGTGCCCAGGTGGACGCCTATCTGACCCGGCTGACCGCAGGTACGGCACCCGAGACACCGCCGGTCTTCGACATCGTCCGGCGCGGGTACGACCGCGCTCAGGTGGACGCACGGGTCGCACAGCTGCTGCACAGGGGGACGGGGAGATGA
- a CDS encoding metallophosphoesterase family protein — MVRVPVAARRTVAALRTLTNRVRLRPIRTLRTPARPTGGRPRTLRTPEAGARRRPRALPAPEAGARPWLSALGLTAVVLVGAWLGLLIVGNVRTPVGPMNTTMALRPSLTGGTKINISPLGALTLDSHEAPVRLDVDVDQLDPVRSQALVDHPERLSGLQNEVARDVEHGTLDLAVRSCVAVVVGATTLGLAVYRRPRRALAAGGLALALLAASGASAYATWNPKSVLEPKYSGLLSSAPSVVGNARSIVTEFDVYQKELARLVTNVTKLYDVTSTLPAYQPDPSTIRVLHVSDIHLNPASWKIIASLVEQYKVNVIVDSGDTMDHGIAAENGFLDPVRGLGVPYVWVRGNHDSRITQRYLERMKNVHVLDDGRAQTVAGLRFAGIGDPQFTPDRSAVPGGDAAEQLAGDRLASALRDQKARHTPVDVAVAHEPAAARETDGEVPLVLCGHLHHEGDEILPYGTRLRMEGSTGGSGLRAVEGKYPAPIEASILYFDRDSRRLQAWDAIRLGGLGETTAEVSRHLATPVKPGAAPTPPTSPSASAPSP, encoded by the coding sequence ATGGTCCGCGTCCCCGTCGCCGCCCGCCGCACGGTCGCAGCCCTGCGCACGCTGACGAACCGCGTACGCCTGCGCCCCATCCGTACCCTCCGCACCCCGGCACGCCCCACCGGCGGAAGGCCCCGCACCCTCCGCACCCCGGAAGCCGGCGCCCGCCGAAGGCCCCGCGCGCTCCCCGCCCCGGAAGCCGGCGCCCGCCCCTGGCTGAGCGCTCTCGGGCTCACGGCCGTCGTCCTCGTCGGCGCCTGGCTGGGCCTGCTGATCGTCGGGAACGTACGGACCCCGGTCGGCCCGATGAACACGACGATGGCGCTGCGCCCCTCCCTCACCGGCGGCACGAAGATCAACATCTCGCCGCTGGGCGCGCTCACCCTGGACAGCCATGAGGCCCCGGTCCGCCTGGACGTCGACGTCGACCAGCTCGACCCGGTGCGCTCCCAGGCCCTGGTCGACCACCCCGAGCGGCTCTCCGGCCTGCAGAACGAGGTGGCCCGGGACGTCGAGCACGGCACGCTGGACCTGGCGGTGCGCTCCTGCGTCGCGGTCGTCGTGGGCGCCACCACCCTCGGCCTCGCCGTCTACCGCCGCCCGCGCCGGGCCCTCGCGGCCGGCGGACTGGCCCTGGCGCTGCTCGCCGCCTCGGGCGCGTCGGCGTACGCCACCTGGAACCCGAAGTCGGTGCTGGAGCCGAAGTACTCGGGGCTGCTGTCGTCGGCGCCGTCCGTGGTCGGCAACGCGCGCAGCATCGTCACCGAGTTCGACGTCTACCAGAAGGAGCTGGCCCGTCTGGTGACGAATGTGACGAAGCTCTACGACGTCACCTCCACGCTCCCGGCCTACCAGCCGGACCCCTCCACCATCCGGGTCCTGCACGTGTCGGACATCCATCTCAACCCGGCGAGCTGGAAGATCATCGCCTCGCTGGTGGAGCAGTACAAGGTGAACGTGATCGTCGACTCCGGCGACACCATGGACCACGGGATAGCGGCCGAGAACGGCTTCCTGGACCCGGTCAGGGGCCTGGGCGTGCCGTACGTGTGGGTGCGCGGCAACCACGATTCGCGGATCACCCAGCGCTATCTGGAGCGGATGAAGAACGTACACGTCCTGGACGACGGCCGGGCGCAGACGGTCGCGGGCCTGCGGTTCGCGGGCATCGGGGATCCGCAGTTCACCCCCGACCGTTCGGCGGTGCCGGGCGGCGACGCGGCCGAGCAGCTGGCCGGCGACCGGCTGGCCAGTGCCCTGCGCGATCAGAAGGCCCGGCACACCCCGGTGGACGTCGCCGTCGCCCACGAACCGGCCGCGGCGCGCGAGACGGACGGCGAGGTGCCGCTGGTGCTCTGCGGCCATCTGCACCACGAGGGGGACGAGATCCTGCCCTACGGCACCCGGCTCCGCATGGAGGGCTCCACGGGCGGAAGCGGGCTGCGCGCGGTGGAGGGCAAGTACCCCGCCCCGATCGAGGCCTCGATCCTCTACTTCGACCGGGACAGCCGCCGCCTCCAGGCCTGGGACGCGATCAGGCTGGGCGGGCTGGGCGAGACGACGGCCGAGGTCAGCCGCCATCTGGCCACCCCGGTCAAGCCCGGCGCCGCCCCCACCCCGCCCACTTCTCCCTCGGCTTCCGCCCCCTCGCCGTAA
- a CDS encoding metallopeptidase family protein, translating to MLEMTREAFEELVSQALDQIPPDLTRVMDNVAVFVEDEPTADDPELLGLYEGTPLTERGEWYAGVLPDRITIYMGPTLRFCETPEDVVHEVAVTVIHEVAHHFGIEDARLHELGWG from the coding sequence GTGCTGGAGATGACCCGCGAAGCGTTCGAAGAACTCGTCAGCCAGGCCCTGGACCAGATCCCGCCGGACCTGACCCGGGTCATGGACAACGTGGCTGTCTTCGTGGAGGACGAGCCGACCGCCGACGACCCGGAGCTGCTCGGCCTCTACGAGGGGACACCGCTCACGGAGCGTGGCGAGTGGTACGCGGGAGTGCTGCCGGACCGGATCACGATCTACATGGGCCCCACGTTGCGCTTCTGCGAGACACCGGAGGACGTGGTCCACGAGGTGGCCGTGACCGTCATCCATGAGGTGGCTCACCACTTCGGCATCGAGGACGCACGGCTCCACGAACTGGGCTGGGGCTGA
- a CDS encoding DEAD/DEAH box helicase, with product MSVSSTDQFVVSENELAELDQEIVDATTEVTEAAEAADTTPQSPQITFADLGLPEGIVRKLAQNGVTTPFPIQAATIPDALTGKDILGRGRTGSGKTLSFGLPTLATLAGGRTQKHKPRAVILTPTRELAMQVADALQPYGDVLGLKMKVVCGGTSMGNQIYALERGVDILVATPGRLRDIINRGACSLEDVQIAVLDEADQMSDLGFLPEVTELLDQVPAGGQRMLFSATMENEIQTLVDRYLNSPVSHEVDAAQGAVTTMSHHILIVKPKDKAPVTAAIASRKGRTIIFVRTQLGADRVAEQLREAGVKADALHGGMTQGARTRTLADFKDGYVNVLVATDVAARGIHVDGIDLVLNVDPAGDHKDYLHRAGRTARAGRTGTVVSLSLPHQRRQIFRLMEDAGVDAARHIIQGAGAFDPEVAEITGARSMTEVQAESANNAAQQAEREVAQLTKQLERAQRRAAELREESDRLVARVARERGEDPEAAVAEAQATAAEELAVAEAKAAAAAAQQAERAERDERPAASAPYERRERRGFDRDRGERGERGGFERREDRRPFDRDRDRGGDRGGRTFERREDRGGFERRDDRRDDRGGRGFERRDDRRDDRRPFDRDRGGDRPFNRDRRDDRGGRGFERRDDRRSFDRDRDRDRSFDRDRDRGFDRDRGGDRGGRSFERRDDRGGFRRDERGGHGHRGSDRPFNRDRRDDRPGFRSGGHDRPFGRRDDHRGTGSFGRREDKPRWKRNG from the coding sequence ATGTCCGTGTCCAGTACTGACCAGTTCGTCGTGTCCGAGAACGAGCTCGCCGAGCTCGACCAGGAAATCGTCGACGCGACGACCGAGGTCACCGAGGCCGCAGAGGCCGCTGACACCACCCCCCAGTCCCCCCAGATCACCTTCGCCGACCTCGGCCTGCCCGAGGGCATCGTGCGCAAGCTCGCACAGAACGGCGTGACGACCCCCTTCCCGATCCAGGCCGCGACCATCCCGGACGCCCTGACCGGCAAGGACATCCTCGGCCGCGGCCGCACCGGCTCCGGCAAGACCCTCTCCTTCGGTCTGCCGACCCTGGCCACGCTGGCCGGCGGCCGCACCCAGAAGCACAAGCCCCGCGCGGTCATCCTCACCCCGACCCGCGAGCTGGCCATGCAGGTCGCCGACGCCCTCCAGCCGTACGGCGACGTCCTCGGCCTGAAGATGAAGGTCGTCTGCGGCGGCACCTCCATGGGCAACCAGATCTACGCCCTGGAGCGCGGCGTCGACATCCTCGTCGCCACGCCCGGCCGGCTGCGCGACATCATCAACCGTGGCGCCTGCTCCCTGGAGGACGTGCAGATCGCCGTCCTGGACGAGGCCGACCAGATGTCCGACCTGGGCTTCCTGCCCGAGGTCACCGAGCTGCTCGACCAGGTCCCGGCGGGCGGCCAGCGCATGCTCTTCTCCGCCACGATGGAGAACGAGATCCAGACCCTCGTCGACCGCTACCTGAACAGCCCCGTCTCGCACGAGGTGGACGCGGCCCAGGGCGCGGTGACGACCATGTCGCACCACATCCTCATCGTGAAGCCCAAGGACAAGGCGCCGGTCACCGCCGCGATCGCCTCCCGCAAGGGCCGCACGATCATCTTCGTCCGCACCCAGCTGGGCGCCGACCGCGTCGCCGAGCAGCTGCGCGAGGCCGGCGTGAAGGCCGACGCGCTGCACGGCGGCATGACCCAGGGCGCCCGTACCCGCACCCTGGCCGACTTCAAGGACGGCTACGTCAACGTCCTGGTCGCCACCGACGTCGCCGCCCGAGGCATCCACGTCGACGGCATCGACCTGGTCCTGAACGTGGACCCGGCCGGCGACCACAAGGACTACCTGCACCGCGCCGGCCGTACGGCCCGCGCCGGGCGCACCGGTACGGTCGTCTCGCTGTCCCTGCCGCACCAGCGGCGCCAGATCTTCCGCCTGATGGAGGACGCCGGCGTCGACGCCGCGCGCCACATCATCCAGGGGGCCGGCGCCTTCGACCCGGAGGTCGCCGAGATCACCGGCGCCCGCTCCATGACCGAGGTCCAGGCCGAGTCCGCGAACAACGCCGCCCAGCAGGCCGAGCGCGAGGTCGCCCAGCTCACCAAGCAGCTGGAGCGTGCCCAGCGCCGCGCGGCCGAGCTGCGCGAGGAGTCCGACCGGCTGGTCGCCCGGGTCGCCCGCGAGCGCGGCGAGGACCCCGAGGCCGCGGTGGCCGAGGCCCAGGCGACGGCCGCGGAGGAGCTGGCGGTGGCCGAGGCCAAGGCCGCAGCCGCCGCCGCGCAGCAGGCCGAGCGGGCCGAGCGCGACGAGCGTCCGGCGGCTTCGGCGCCGTACGAGCGCCGGGAGCGGCGGGGCTTCGACCGCGACCGTGGTGAGCGCGGCGAGCGGGGCGGCTTCGAGCGCCGTGAGGACCGTCGCCCCTTCGACCGGGACCGTGACCGGGGCGGTGACCGTGGTGGCCGTACCTTCGAGCGCCGCGAGGACCGGGGTGGCTTCGAGCGCCGCGACGACCGTCGTGACGACCGTGGTGGCCGTGGCTTCGAGCGCCGCGACGACCGCCGTGACGACCGCCGTCCGTTCGACCGCGACCGGGGCGGCGACCGTCCGTTCAACCGCGACCGCCGTGACGACCGTGGCGGCCGTGGCTTCGAGCGCCGCGACGACCGTCGTTCCTTCGACCGCGACCGCGACCGTGACCGGAGCTTCGACCGTGACCGTGACCGGGGCTTCGACCGTGACCGTGGGGGCGACCGCGGTGGCCGTTCCTTCGAGCGCCGTGACGACCGTGGCGGCTTCCGCCGGGACGAGCGCGGTGGCCACGGGCACCGGGGCAGCGACCGTCCGTTCAACCGCGACCGCCGCGACGACCGCCCGGGCTTCCGCTCCGGCGGCCACGACCGCCCCTTCGGCCGTCGTGACGACCACCGCGGCACCGGCTCGTTCGGCCGCCGCGAGGACAAGCCGCGCTGGAAGCGCAACGGCTGA
- a CDS encoding amino acid permease produces the protein MTDDARVSGPQGLTDEERLAQLGYTQVLARRMSAFSNYAVSFTIISVLSGCLTLYLFGMTTGGPAVITWGWVAVGLMTLFVGLSMAEICSAYPTSAGLYFWAHRLAPPRSAAAWAWFTGWFNVLGQVAVTAGVDFGAASFLGAYLDLQFDFNVTPGRTVLLFAAILVLHGLLNTFGVRIVAFLNDVSVWWHVLGVAVIVGALALVPDHHQSASFVFTKFVNETGWGSGPYVVLLGLLMAQYTFTGYDASAHMTEETHDAATAGPKGIVRSIWTSWIAGFVLLLGFTFAIQSYDKELASPTGAPPAQILLDALGATTGKLLLLVVIGAQLFCGMASVTANSRMIYAFSRDGALPFSRVWHTVSPRTRTPVAAVWLAALGALVLGLPYLINSTAYAAVTSIAVIGLYIAYVIPTFLRVRKGAAFARGPWHLGRWSGPIGVVSVGWVLTITILFMLPQVSPVTWKTFNYAPVAVLAVLGFAAAWWLASARHWFLTEDRAAAPNLVEK, from the coding sequence ATGACAGATGACGCGAGAGTGAGCGGACCGCAGGGCCTCACGGACGAGGAACGGCTGGCCCAGCTCGGCTACACCCAGGTCCTCGCCCGCCGGATGTCGGCGTTCTCGAACTACGCCGTCTCCTTCACGATCATCTCGGTGCTGTCGGGCTGTCTGACGCTGTACCTCTTCGGCATGACCACCGGTGGCCCCGCGGTGATCACCTGGGGCTGGGTCGCGGTCGGCTTGATGACGCTGTTCGTGGGCCTGTCGATGGCCGAGATCTGCTCGGCGTACCCGACCTCGGCGGGCCTGTACTTCTGGGCCCACCGCCTCGCACCGCCGCGCTCGGCGGCGGCCTGGGCGTGGTTCACGGGCTGGTTCAACGTGCTGGGCCAGGTCGCGGTGACCGCGGGCGTCGACTTCGGCGCGGCCTCCTTCCTCGGCGCGTACCTGGACCTCCAGTTCGACTTCAACGTGACCCCGGGCCGCACGGTCCTGCTCTTCGCCGCGATCCTCGTCCTGCACGGCCTGCTGAACACCTTCGGCGTGCGGATCGTCGCCTTCCTGAACGACGTGAGCGTGTGGTGGCACGTGCTCGGCGTCGCCGTGATCGTCGGCGCGCTCGCCCTCGTCCCGGACCACCACCAGTCGGCGTCGTTCGTGTTCACGAAGTTCGTCAACGAGACGGGCTGGGGCAGCGGCCCGTACGTCGTCCTGCTGGGCCTGCTGATGGCCCAGTACACCTTCACCGGCTACGACGCCTCCGCGCACATGACGGAGGAGACCCACGACGCGGCGACGGCCGGCCCGAAGGGCATCGTCCGCTCGATCTGGACGTCCTGGATCGCCGGCTTCGTCCTCCTGCTGGGCTTCACGTTCGCGATCCAGTCGTACGACAAGGAGCTGGCGTCCCCCACGGGCGCGCCTCCCGCCCAGATCCTCCTGGACGCGCTGGGCGCGACGACGGGCAAGCTGCTGCTCCTGGTCGTCATCGGGGCCCAGCTCTTCTGCGGGATGGCCTCGGTGACCGCCAACAGCCGCATGATCTACGCCTTCTCGCGTGACGGCGCGCTGCCCTTCTCGCGCGTCTGGCACACGGTCAGCCCGCGCACCCGCACCCCCGTGGCGGCGGTCTGGCTGGCCGCGCTCGGCGCCCTCGTCCTCGGCCTGCCCTACCTGATCAACTCGACGGCGTACGCGGCGGTGACGTCGATCGCGGTGATCGGCCTGTACATCGCGTACGTCATCCCGACCTTCCTCCGCGTTCGCAAGGGTGCCGCCTTCGCCCGCGGGCCGTGGCACCTGGGCCGCTGGTCGGGGCCGATCGGAGTCGTCTCGGTGGGGTGGGTGCTGACGATCACGATCCTCTTCATGCTCCCGCAGGTCTCCCCGGTCACCTGGAAGACGTTCAACTACGCCCCCGTCGCCGTCCTCGCCGTCCTGGGCTTCGCGGCGGCCTGGTGGCTCGCCTCGGCCCGCCACTGGTTTCTCACCGAGGACCGGGCCGCCGCTCCCAACCTGGTCGAAAAGTGA